One Pseudoliparis swirei isolate HS2019 ecotype Mariana Trench chromosome 4, NWPU_hadal_v1, whole genome shotgun sequence genomic window carries:
- the tradd gene encoding tumor necrosis factor receptor type 1-associated DEATH domain protein isoform X2 encodes MADRTVDRGPWTGCAVMFLQSLYPGVNLLSLFKDREQGKFIIFKVIKLTLIDSAGGLSGYEILKVHDADPFLGVEVKFEDVSACQRFLESYSSGLVRQSLSQHACRLLTLPQEFTVETQLKASEHILDLCLDKLELCLQHIHLSQPERLRDEEIDYLEEQLQIQARGPAPQPTPIIQEECPVPGNCFKFQNKVFEDRMLTAGDVQSFSNGVGRQWKHVGRALGKSCRALKSLDIDNLAYEYEREGLYEQAYQMLSRFIQAEGRAAKLSRLVKALEDCKLTNLAENILEPRE; translated from the exons ATGGCAGACAGGACAGTGGACCGTGGACCGTGGACCGGATGTGCCGTCATGTTCCTGCAGTCGCTCTACCCCGGTGTgaacctgctctctctcttcaaagACAGAGAACAGGGAAAGTTCATCATTTTCAAAGTCATCAAGCTGACTCTTATCG ATTCTGCAGGAGGTCTGAGTGGTTATGAGATACTTAAGGTCCATGACGCCGACCCCTTTCtgggggtggaggtgaagtttgaggatgtgtcggcgtgtcaGCGGTTCCTGGAGAGCTACAGCTCTGGATTGGTGCGCCAGTCCCTCTCGCAACACGCCTGTCGGCTTCTTACTCTCCCCCAAGAGTTCACAGTGGAAACTCAGCTCAAGGCCAGCGAACACATCCTGGATCTGTGTCTGGACAAGCTGGAGCTCTGCCTACAGCACATCCACCTGTCACAG CCGGAGCGCCTGCGCGATGAGGAGATTGATtacctggaggagcagctgcagaTTCAGGcccgtggccccgcccctcagCCGACCCCCATCATACAGGAAGAGTGTCCCGTCCCCGGCAACTGCTTCAAGTTTCAGAATAAAGTGTTTG AGGACCGAATGCTGACCGCGGGAGATGTCCAGAGCTTTTCTAACGGAGTGGGCCGTCAGTGGAAGCATGTCGGGAGGGCCCTGGGGAAGAGCTGCCGGGCTCTGAAGAGTCTGGACATAGACAACCTGGCCTACGAGTATGAGAGGGAAGGGCTGTATGAGCAAGCCTATCAGATGCTCAGTCGCTTCATCCAGGCAGAGGGCCGAGCAGCCAAGCTGAGCCGGCTGGTCAAAGCACTGGAGGACTGCAAACTCACCAACCTGGCGGAAAATATTCTGGAGCCACGAGAATAA
- the tradd gene encoding tumor necrosis factor receptor type 1-associated DEATH domain protein isoform X1, producing the protein MKKMADRTVDRGPWTGCAVMFLQSLYPGVNLLSLFKDREQGKFIIFKVIKLTLIDSAGGLSGYEILKVHDADPFLGVEVKFEDVSACQRFLESYSSGLVRQSLSQHACRLLTLPQEFTVETQLKASEHILDLCLDKLELCLQHIHLSQPERLRDEEIDYLEEQLQIQARGPAPQPTPIIQEECPVPGNCFKFQNKVFEDRMLTAGDVQSFSNGVGRQWKHVGRALGKSCRALKSLDIDNLAYEYEREGLYEQAYQMLSRFIQAEGRAAKLSRLVKALEDCKLTNLAENILEPRE; encoded by the exons AAGATGGCAGACAGGACAGTGGACCGTGGACCGTGGACCGGATGTGCCGTCATGTTCCTGCAGTCGCTCTACCCCGGTGTgaacctgctctctctcttcaaagACAGAGAACAGGGAAAGTTCATCATTTTCAAAGTCATCAAGCTGACTCTTATCG ATTCTGCAGGAGGTCTGAGTGGTTATGAGATACTTAAGGTCCATGACGCCGACCCCTTTCtgggggtggaggtgaagtttgaggatgtgtcggcgtgtcaGCGGTTCCTGGAGAGCTACAGCTCTGGATTGGTGCGCCAGTCCCTCTCGCAACACGCCTGTCGGCTTCTTACTCTCCCCCAAGAGTTCACAGTGGAAACTCAGCTCAAGGCCAGCGAACACATCCTGGATCTGTGTCTGGACAAGCTGGAGCTCTGCCTACAGCACATCCACCTGTCACAG CCGGAGCGCCTGCGCGATGAGGAGATTGATtacctggaggagcagctgcagaTTCAGGcccgtggccccgcccctcagCCGACCCCCATCATACAGGAAGAGTGTCCCGTCCCCGGCAACTGCTTCAAGTTTCAGAATAAAGTGTTTG AGGACCGAATGCTGACCGCGGGAGATGTCCAGAGCTTTTCTAACGGAGTGGGCCGTCAGTGGAAGCATGTCGGGAGGGCCCTGGGGAAGAGCTGCCGGGCTCTGAAGAGTCTGGACATAGACAACCTGGCCTACGAGTATGAGAGGGAAGGGCTGTATGAGCAAGCCTATCAGATGCTCAGTCGCTTCATCCAGGCAGAGGGCCGAGCAGCCAAGCTGAGCCGGCTGGTCAAAGCACTGGAGGACTGCAAACTCACCAACCTGGCGGAAAATATTCTGGAGCCACGAGAATAA